A genomic segment from Triticum dicoccoides isolate Atlit2015 ecotype Zavitan chromosome 1A, WEW_v2.0, whole genome shotgun sequence encodes:
- the LOC119310525 gene encoding uncharacterized protein LOC119310525, protein MEAGSDMTKEAGRKRETHSGTEMAGGSRRTSRKITKKTEYPSVLDVMDAAMNQVLKEQMEWLVARWNAENPDATPLVVEALTEEQRESLEREHLAREVLIGQAYVDKMAAEDMARLKMEESNPKKDPDELYYQEYRENWEWKYAEEFGSFEATTRIPAMCFTDKPTKPGVTKPRRSMQIFSVKVEEIYGDLRWPLDVFGIVAVRDDLDHHRNIIFERKRDNCQTLNEEDPYLVLTGPARAPLTLFGPMHFDITLKVKCSNELEDKDLSLLGFRYECCESINYQASKGEPTVSSCVSSQKHRSKLSTLELTCGIVVSSIEATISVRIVDGSWPDGFSGRFFASTASVSHMRVLLLNIGDEDTPVVATDGTIELSRRVVSVESFGELRVNAAGWLGSQQIDREVFFQPLKSGRSSRSLKVGSCEMEVTVAWSLFPLCYPNISSPKNG, encoded by the exons ATGGAGGCGGGTTCGGATATGACGAAGGAGGCTGGGAGAAAGAGGGAAACCCACAGCGGGACCGAGATGGCCGGGGGGAGTAGGAGAACCTCGAGGAAGATCACAAAGAAGACGGAGTATCCATCGGTGCTGGATGTGATGGATGCCGCGATGAATCAGGTACTAAAGGAGCAAATGGAGTGGCTGGTGGCGAGGTGGAACGCCGAGAACCCCGACGCGACGCCACTCGTGGTGGAAGCGCTCACGGAGGAGCAGCGAGAGTCGCTGGAGCGAGAGCATTTGGCCAGGGAGGTGTTGATTGGTCAGGCGTACGTGGATAAGATGGCGGCCGAAGACATGGCTAGACTGAAGATGGAGGAAAGTAATCCGAAAAAGGATCCCGACGAGCTGTATTACCAGGAGTACCGAGAGAACTGGGAGTGGAAATATGCTGAAGAGTTCGGCTCCTTCGAGGCCACGA CTCGGATCCCCGCCATGTGTTTCACGGACAAGCCGACGAAGCCTGGTGTTACTAAACCCAGGCGTAGTATGCAGATCTTTTCAGTTAAAGTTGAGGAAATATATGGGGATTTACGTTGGCCGTTGGATGTGTTTGGCATCGTTGCTGTGAGGGATGACCTGGATCACCATCGCAATATTATCTTTGAGCGCAAAAGGGATAACTGTCAAACTCTCAACGAGGAG GATCCATATTTAGTATTAACAGGTCCTGCCCGTGCTCCTCTGACTCTTTTTGGGCCTATGCATTTCGATATCACGCTGAAAGTGAAATGCAGCAATGAGTTAGAGGACAAAGATCTAAGCCTGCTAGGCTTTCGCTACGAGTGCTGCGAATCGATCAATTATCAAGCCAGTAAGGGAGAGCCTACCGTCAGTTCATGCGTGAGCAGCCAAAAACATAGAAGCAAGCTGAGCACATTGGAGCTGACTTGTGGTATTGTAGTCTCATCCATTGAGGCCACAATCAGTGTGCGTATTGTCGACGGGTCATGGCCAGATGGATTCAGCGGGCGGTTCTTTGCCTCGACTGCTAGCGTCAGTCACATGAGGGTGTTACTGCTCAATATTGGAGATGAGGATACGCCTGTTGTTGCCACTGATGGCACCATTGAGCTGTCACGACGCGTGGTTTCTGTTGAAAGCTTTGGGGAGCTGAGAGTGAATGCAGCAGGTTGGCTAGGCAGCCAGCAGATTGaccgtgaggtgttctttcaaccaTTGAAATCGGGTAGAAGCTCTCGTTCGCTGAAGGTTGGCTCGTGTGAAATGGAAGTTACCGTTGCCTGGTCCCTTTTTCCGTTATGTTATCCCAATATTTCTTCACCCAAGAATGGGTGA